A genomic region of Colletotrichum destructivum chromosome 1, complete sequence contains the following coding sequences:
- a CDS encoding Putative major facilitator, sugar transporter, major facilitator superfamily yields MSSSQRKKGVPDTIASDPDAKAAREYEEQHSYMQTVNKFRPAIKWSILFAITIVGEGYDLALMGNFFSLAQFQNLFGHSSGRGAAKEIPALWQSMILTSSQAGQVSAMYFAGLSMDKYGYRKTMMVSLGTVIVFLFVNFFATAVLPTRGYNAGLGMIAGGSFLLGVPWGSFQACVLAYASDISPLKLRPALTTFISMCWIFGQLFSTAAIKTVTTIQDNDVLAYRLPVALQWIWPIPILICVFLAPESPWWLIRQSRPDLARRSLNRLNKDAAYPVDGQVKVLELTNDQEKNYDNESEITYLECFRGINLRRTMIVVTTNLTQQLCGSALMFYSAKLYQKAGMSSSKSYDFTLIQYAIGIICIVTSWPLMKYIGRRTIWLWGLGVAVVLMAGVGVLGFFNDAHVAIPWVIAVLLVIFTGVYNLSIGPLAYAINPEIPSTRQKAKTLVIGRVAYLIAGQFNMWLLPRMLEDVPNGWGLGPRAAMVYSGINAVFWGWAYFCLPEVRGRPQADMDELFKRKISARKFSQADIE; encoded by the coding sequence ATGTCTTCTTCGCAAAGGAAAAAAGGTGTGCCCGACACTATCGCCTCGGATCCGGATGCAAAGGCCGCCAGAGAGTACGAGGAACAGCATTCCTACATGCAAACCGTCAACAAGTTCCGCCCTGCGATCAAGTGGTCCATCCTCTTCGCCATAACCATCGTCGGGGAGGGCTACGACCTCGCCCTCATGGGCAATTTCTTCTCTCTGGCCCAGTTCCAGAACCTCTTTGGCCACTCCTCGGGACGCGGCGCTGCCAAAGAGATACCCGCTCTCTGGCAATCCATGATCCTCACCAGCAGTCAGGCCGGGCAGGTCTCAGCCATGTACTTTGCTGGCTTGTCCATGGACAAATACGGCTACCGCAAGACCATGATGGTATCCCTCGGCACCGTTATAGTGTTTCTATTTGTCAACTTCTTCGCGACGGCGGTCTTGCCCACACGAGGCTACAACGCTGGCCTCGGAATGATTGCTGGCGGCAGTTTTCTCTTGGGCGTGCCGTGGGGTTCTTTCCAAGCCTGTGTGCTAGCCTACGCATCGGACATCTCTCCTCTGAAGCTCCGTCCGGCCCTCACGACGTTCATTTCCATGTGCTGGATCTTCGGCCAGCTCTTCTCCACAGCAGCGATCAAAACTGTGACGACCATCCAGGACAACGACGTTTTGGCGTACCGTCTGCCCGTCGCTCTTCAGTGGATTTGGCCTATACCCATTCTTATTTGCGTCTTCCTCGCTCCTGAGTCGCCCTGGTGGCTCATACGACAGTCCCGCCCCGACCTCGCGCGCCGCTCCCTCAACAGACTGAACAAAGATGCGGCATAtcccgtcgacggccaggtcaaggtcctcgagctcACCAATGACCAAGAGAAGAATTACGATAACGAATCGGAAATCACCTACCTCGAATGCTTCCGCGGCATCAACCTCCGCCGCACCATGATCGTTGTGACGACGAACCTCACGCAACAACTCTGTGGATCGGCGCTTATGTTCTACTCAGCTAAGCTGTATCAGAAGGCCGGTATGAGCAGCTCCAAGTCGTACGACTTCACGCTGATACAGTACGCAATCGGTATCATCTGCATCGTCACATCTTGGCCCCTGATGAAGTACATTGGACGCAGGACGATTTGGCTCTGGGGCCTGGGGGTTGCAGTTGTTCTCATGGCCGGTGTCGGTGTCCTGGGGTTCTTCAACGACGCGCACGTGGCAATTCCATGGGTCATTGCGGTTCTGCTTGTCATCTTCACCGGCGTTTACAATCTCTCAATCGGACCGCTCGCATACGCCATCAACCCCGAGATACCGTCGACTCGCCAGAAGGCCAAGACACTCGTCATCGGTCGTGTAGCGTACCTCATCGCCGGTCAGTTCAACATGTGGCTATTGCCGAGAATGCTGGAGGACGTTCCCAACGGATGGGGTCTTGGACCTCGCGCGGCAATGGTGTACTCTGGCATCAATGCCGTATTCTGGGGTTGGGCATACTTTTGCCTGCCAGAGGTCCGAGGCAGGCCGCAGGCGGACATGGATGAATTGTTCAAGAGGAAGATCTCCGCGCGCAAGTTTTCCCAAGCAGATATCGAGTAA
- a CDS encoding Putative spp2/MOS2, G-patch domain, pre-mRNA-splicing factor Spp2 has translation MSDGSKIPRIAISFGGSSSSKPNKKPSRLDPPSSLGKRSRTNALKSNFDSDSDGEHDGGRGRHEAITELGGENKKKETPRALVIEKQGNRDWKSELRGRRGGKNLLPAEVQAQQRHQQNAAQQQTDREPADADKQIQWGLSVKRCKTSDEAATDHVENVTGEQTMEEKVPRTADEDAMDALLGKKRHEEEDIVIQATEQDAYLSDIKHVGEDSTLADYDAIPDGEFGAALLRGMGWDGKMRGPKKKQPTERRQNQLGLGAKKLEGTEDLGQWNQGGKKKSSRPRLDEYRRGEEKKRSERRERRGESYRDERDRERERDRDRDGHGHGHRDRDRDRERGYFSSRHRSGDSRR, from the coding sequence ATGTCAGACGGCTCCAAGATTCCACGGATAGCGATCAGCTTCGGGGGCTCTTCGAGCTCAAAACCCAACAAGAAACCTTCCCGCCTCGACCCGCCATCATCGTTAGGCAAGCGGTCACGGACAAACGCGCTGAAAAGCAATTtcgactcggactcggacggCGAGCACGATGGCGGTCGCGGACGGCACGAAGCAATCACAGAACTTGGTGGcgaaaacaaaaagaaagagacgCCCCGCGCACTCGTGATTGAGAAACAGGGGAACCGCGACTGGAAGTCGGAACTGCGTGGGCGCAGAGGCGGCAAGAACCTGCTGCCTGCTGAGGTGCAGGCGCAGCAGCGACACCAGCAGAATGCCGCGCAACAGCAGACCGATCGAGAACCCGCCGACGCGGATAAACAGATACAATGGGGCCTGAGTGTCAAGAGGTGCAAGACGAGCGACGAGGCTGCGACAGATCATGTCGAGAATGTGACAGGGGAACAAAccatggaggagaaggtTCCACGGACCGCGGATGAAGATGCTATGGACGCCTTGTTGGGGAAGAAGCGTcacgaggaagaggacatTGTTATCCAGGCGACAGAGCAGGACGCCTACCTGTCTGACATCAAGCACGTGGGTGAGGACTCGACGCTTGCAGACTACGATGCGATACCAGACGGCGAGTTTGGCGCTGCACTTCTGCGCGGCATGGGCTGGGACGGCAAGATGCGCgggcccaagaagaagcagccgaCGGAGCGGCGGCAGAACCAGCTCGGTCTCGGGGCTAAGAAGCTCGAGGGTACGGAGGACTTGGGACAGTGGAACCAAGgcggaaagaagaagagtaGCAGGCCGAGACTGGATGAGTATCGTCGTGGCGAGGAGAAAAAGCGGAGCGAGCGCAGGGagcggaggggggagagtTATCGGGATGAGAGGGACCGTGAGCGCGAACGGGATAGAGATAGGgatgggcatgggcatggaCACCGTGACAGAGACAGGGACAGAGAGCGGGGCTACTTCAGCTCGAGGCATCGGAGCGGTGACTCAAGACGCTGA
- a CDS encoding Putative oxidoreductase FAD/NAD(P)-binding, NADH:cytochrome b5 reductase, which translates to MSHAVAQVLEPLVTADFGPVGVILPVSAHFHASAPRPYTDPRIRKRLHYDLTARRYRTGRNATAQQKSEGLSHFRDLTISGCTLAPTASSNVYLTTPIERDRFPSSCLFYSHALEPELAKSPVATVARLLWRRAPDIIFIMADTLASRKYFDNIYIPVGLIILGCAITKREWVPYAALLSLALGAYKYNSMQIKKVLKPDAFQEFELKEKTIISHNVAIYRFNLPSEKSILGLPIGQHISIGANCPQPDGTTKEIVRSYTPISGDHQPGYFDLLIKSYPTGNISKYLASMKVGQLLKVKGPKGAFVYTPNMVRHFGMIAGGTGITPMLQIIRAVIRGRPTGDKTEIDLIFANVTPQDILLKEDLDTLAKEDSGFRVHYVLDKPPAGWTGGVGYVTADMITNLLPKPADDVKLLLCGPPPMVSGLKKTAESLGFKKARPVSKLEDQVFAF; encoded by the exons ATGAGCCACGCTGTGGCGCAAGTTTTGGAGCCACTCGTAACTGCCGACTTCGGGCCCGTCGGGGTTATTTTGCCAGTTTCGGCTCATTTTCACGCTTCCGCCCCGCGTCCGTACACCGATCCTCGCATTCGCAAAAGACTGCACTACGACTTGACCGCTCGCCGTTACAGGACTGGCAGAAACGCGACAGCTCAACAGAAATCGGAGGGGTTGTCCCACTTTCGCGATCTTACGATATCTGGTTGCACGCTCGCTCCTACCGCAAGCTCCAACGTTTATCTAACAACACCAATTGAACGCGACAGGTTCCCCAGTAGCTGTCTTTTCT ATTCCCACGCCTTGGAACCCGAGCTAGCAAAAAGCCCAGTTGCAACTGTTGCCCGTTTACTGTGGAGAAGAGCTCCAGACATAAtcttcatcatggccgaTACTCTCGCTTCCCGCAAGTACTTTGACAATATTTACATCCCCGTCGGTCTGATAATTCTGGGATGCGCCATCACCAAGCGCGAATGGGTCCCGTACGCTGCCCTTTTGTCGCTGGCGCTGGGTGCCTACAAGTACAACTCGATGC AAATCAAGAAGGTTCTCAAGCCCGACGCTTTCCAAGAGTTCGAGCTTAAGGAGAAGACCATCATCTCTCACAATGTCGCCAT CTACCGCTTTAACCTCCCTTCTGAGAAGAGCATCCTCGGTCTCCCTATCGGCCAGCACATCTCTATCGGCGCGAACTGCCCCCAGCCCGATGGCACCACTAAGGAGATCGTGCGCTCCTACACTCCAATTTCTGGCGACCATCAGCCTGGCTACTTTGACCTCTTGATCAAGTCCTACCCCACCGGCAACATCTCCAAGTACCTGGCATCGATGAAGGTCGGCCAGTTGCTCAAGGTCAAGGGTCCCAAGGGCGCCTTCGTTTACACACCGAACATGGTCCGTCACTTTGGTATGATTGCTGGCGGCACTGGCATTACTCCCATGCTTCAGATCATCCGTGCCGTCATCCGCGGCCGCCCAACCGGTGACAAGACCGAGATCGATCTCATCTTCGCCAACGTTACGCCTCAGGACATTCTGCTGAAGGAGGATCTCGACACCCTTGCCAAGGAGGACAGCGGCTTCCGTGTGCACTACGTCCTGGACAAGCCACCTGCTGGCTGGACTGGCGGCGTCGGTTACGTCACCGCCGACATGATCACC AATCTGCTCCCCAAACCCGCTGACGATGTCAAGCTTCTGCTTTGCGGTCCCCCGCCGATGGTCAGTGGCCTCAAGAAAACCGCCGAGAGCCTCGGGTTCAAGAAGGCCCGTCCTGTGAGCAAGCTCGAGGACCAGGTCTTTGCTTTCTAA
- a CDS encoding Putative leucine-rich repeat domain superfamily: MDTAANRRSMLPTIQTTHHGDTLSTSKSPADLRSVSTPTLGGKRRSFLTKTFRKVSSSSSSTDLASMSEDASGGLHMKSKRVLHKNNGSGGSTSSSILNRLNRRASKDSSTSSHLSEETPNYLSPQPPPNPVRILKHGPLKTDSRLWKSRAEYVVLTDGHLIKFSSVEAARSNFAELAPPSARLKRSSTSSSLSQDGSHSDGRVEIPLCRIVNIFNEEGVSPHFGLDVWWSETSPVVSWACTKLFFGVPTERDDWMSEIRRATRESVGSSTVPKGLIASNVESAIYAIVAKEEPSCLGCPLDIFPVVQRTTLLSSKAENLETAKKSRDGSSYYLLLGQNKCYLVRVARTSVYKAPQDIDINAVVFGLTSLVRLKATMVPHEERFVLGFRLPCENEKRLELASRWYREIVMTFMKADRAVKPAWPQHMQRDIFDIRGLTAQLLLPSGQDYGGLKRTLEAYCGTFQCKAPEWTVNWKCERREHCPEFRLLPAKEPEGYSALQLLAVFKALRFNDYFKALSFRDVDFSPLCGLTDVPGWDESVADVNRDGLVIDGGHRDILKAAPLLSQEIHAVAFTSGSVRKIDLTNVLALRNIVGVSRARAGSKKEPEVVRPILLLLRTGSIPCDTLLVGGNPLTAAEVGDLVDVLHIPDLLRELDISRCNLDERSLEEIWDALPSQGYKMEALNTSRNIGHVDHMVVKNNLSHFACLRKLGIAGNCLSQFMNPIFFDETIMRWGLEELDLSNINLNDATLQVLGNYLQCPEANYLRRLDLNNCGMTGSQIAELFRSMGQGRVMTCSISGNYLETGTESLSTAIAYNFGPTSLFMDMIEFQNEENYIKIIKALSLNRTIRLLSLVGTSTPGQVSEVACMAVSDFFATNQSVQYLDFSGFSAKLDEGQLGLGFSRSLSGLAENTALRHLRIRNQKLNLNIGDLAHAIHLNQTLTTLDVQENNFNLSNLSHMVRSLDQNSSIQEFCPFSRAELNTAIKSSVQNVGMPTSQPSSARARRASKVLSKATFESFAMEMDKNSALMQNLKDEWSVKTAQIDHILERNRTLSLEKEMARMQWDPQDEGQEDWITLELGNVFGGLAVKAMKTRRKVMQPGYRGSVYFGANTPPLEPMEEFGAQAAPHHVTREEVMESPATEGASASPGLPTPPEWAPAESPVNGYAIASSAPQSRDAPRIVDDNADEFDFSLLKHMIQHGFNLDDPTQAQSSDVGRKAGASVSTTRLQ, translated from the exons ATGGATACCGCCGCGAACCGGCGGTCAATGCTGCCCACTATTCAGACGACACATCATGGGGACACGCTCAGTACGAGTAAAAGCCCGGCAGACCTACGGAGCGTCTCGACACCGACTTTGGGGGGTAAGAGGCGGAGCTTCTTGACAAAGACCTTCAGGAAggtcagcagcagctcctcgtccaccgATCTTGCGTCCATGTCCGAGGATGCATCTGGTGGCCTCCACATGAAGTCGAAACGAGTCCTCCACAAGAACAACGGTTCTGGTGGCTCGACATCATCCTCCATTTTGAACCGTCTCAACCGCCGTGCCTCCAAGGACTCTTCCACCAGCTCCCACCTATCGGAGGAGACGCCAAACTATCTCAGCCCTCAACCGCCGCCGAATCCTGTCAGGATTCTCAAGCATGGACCGCTGAAGACCGACAGCCGCTTGTGGAAGTCCCGCGCCGAGTATGTCGTTTTGACTGACGGACATCTGATCAAATTCAGCAGCGTCGAAGCAGCAAGATCAAACTTTGCCGAACTGGCACCTCCATCAGCACGCTTAAAAAGGTCATCAACATCGTCCTCTTTGAGTCAGGATGGTTCGCATTCAGATGGCCGGGTCGAGATCCCCCTGTGCAGAATCGTCAACATCTTCAACGAAGAGGGCGTGAGTCCTCATTTTGGGCTGGATGTATGGTGGTCCGAGACTTCTCCAGTGGTGTCATGGGCTTGCACAAAACTATTCTTCGGTGTGCCCACAGAGCGAGACGATTGGATGTCCGAGATTCGCCGTGCTACCCGTGAGTCTGTGGGCTCGTCCACCGTGCCAAAGGGTCTCATTGCCTCAAATGTTGAGTCCGCCATCTACGCCATTGTCGCAAAAGAAGAGCCATCGTGCCTCGGGTGCCCGCTGGACATCTTCCCGGTTGTCCAGCGCACCACCCTCTTGAGTTCCAAGGCAGAGAACCTCGAAACTGCTAAAAAATCTCGTGATGGGTCATCGTATTacctgctcctcggccagaaCAAGTGCTATCTTGTTCGGGTGGCGAGGACTTCGGTCTACAAGGCACCCCAGGATATCGACATCAACGCTGTAGTCTTCGGGTTAACATCGCTAGTCCGCTTGAAGGCTACCATGGTCCCGCACGAGGAGCGGTTTGTTCTTGGATTTCG TTTACCCTGCGAAAACGAAAagcgcctcgagctcgctAGCCGTTGGTACAGAGAGATCGTTATGACCTTTATGAAGGCAGACCGTGCGGTGAAGCCGGCGTGGCCCCAGCACATGCAACGCGACATTTTTGACATCCGAGGCCTTACTgctcagcttctgcttccATCAGGCCAGGACTACGGCGGACTTAAGCGAACTCTCGAAGCATACTGCGGGACCTTCCAATGCAAGGCTCCCGAATGGACGGTGAATTGGAAATGCGAGCGCAGAGAACACTGCCCAGAGTTCCGCCTTCTTCCCGCCAAGGAACCTGAAGGATACTCGGCCCTTCAACTTCTGGCCGTTTTCAAGGCCCTCCGGTTCAACGACTACTTCAAGGCACTGTCTTTCCGCGACGTTGACTTTTCGCCCCTGTGCGGCTTGACTGATGTTCCAGGTTGGGATGAGTCTGTAGCAGATGTTAACCGGGATG GTCTCGTAATTGATGGTGGCCACCGCGATATCCTCAAAGCTGCGCCATTGCTCTCTCAAGAGATTCACGCTGTTGCCTTCACCTCCGGGTCGGTCAGGAAAATCGACTTGACCAACGTCCTGGCGTTGCGGAATATCGTCGGCGTTTCGCGTGCTCGAGCTGGTTCCAAGAAGGAGCCCGAGGTTGTTCGGCCGATTCTCTTGCTCCTCAGAACTGGCAGCATTCCTTGTGATACCCTGCTGGTCGGCGGAAACCCGCTGACCGCAGCAGAGGTTGGTGATCTGG TCGACGTTTTGCACATTCCTGATCTTCTAAGGGAACTGGATATATCCAGGTGCAATCTTGATGAAAGAAGCTTGGAGGAAATCTGGGACGCCTTGCCATCTCAGGGATACAAGATGGAAGCACTCAACACCTCGCGCAACATCGGCCACGTCGACCACATGGTTGTCAAGAACAACCTGTCCCACTTTGCTTGCCTTCGAAAGCTCGGTATCGCCGGCAATTGCCTTAGCCAGTTCATGAACCCCATCTTTTTTGATGAAACCATCATGAGGTGGGGTTTGGAAGAGCTGGATCTTTCAAACATCAAC CTGAACGATGCCACGCTGCAAGTTCTTGGCAATTATCTGCAGTGTCCCGAGGCCAACTACCTGCGCAGGCTGGATCTCAACAACTGCGGGATGACGGGCAGCCAGATCGCTGAGTTATTCCGCAGTATGGGCCAAGGGAGGGTGATGACGTGCTCCATCAGCGGCAACTATCTCGAGACTGGTACAGAATCACTGTCAACTGCCATCGCCTACAACTTCGGGCCAACATCACTGTTTATGGATATGATTGAATTCCAGAACGAGGAGAACTACATCAAGATCATCAAGGCATTGTCCCTTAACCGGACCATCCGACTGCTCAGTCTGGTCGGGACGTCGACTCCTGGGCAGGTCAGCGAAGTCGCTTGCATGGCCGTGTCTGACTTCTTCGCCACGAATCAATCCGTTCAGTACCTGGACTTCTCTGGCTTCTCTGCCAAACTCGATGAGGGACAGCTAGGTCTAGGCTTCTCGCGCTCTCTTTCCGGACTCGCCGAAAACACAGCGCTGCGCCATCTACGAATTCGCAACCAAAAGCTGAACCTGAATATTGGTGACCTGGCACACGCCATTCATCTCAACCAGACTCTTACAACTTTGGATGTGCAGGAAAACAACTTCAACCTGTCGAACTTGTCGCACATGGTTCGATCTCTCGACCAGAACAGCTCCATCCAGGAATTCTGCCCCTTTTCCCGCGCCGAGCTCAATACAGCCATCAAATCTAGTGTCCAGAACGTGGGTATGCCCACTAGCCAACCGTCCTctgctcgagctcgccgcGCATCCAAGGTTCTTTCAAAAGCCACGTTCGAGAGTTTCGCAATGGAAATGGACAAAAACAGTGCTCTCATGCAAAACCTCAAGGACGAGTGGAGTGTCAAAACAGCTCAAATTGATCACATTCTCGAGAGAAATCGGACATTGTCCCTCGAGAAAGAAATGGCTCGCATGCAGTGGGACCCCCAGGACGAAGGCCAGGAGGATTGGATCActctcgagctcggcaacGTCTTCGGCGGGCTCGCTGTCAAGGCCATGAAGACTCGGCGTAAAGTCATGCAGCCGGGCTACCGTGGAAGCGTGTACTTCGGTGCCAACACTCCTCCTTTGGAGCCCATGGAAGAGTTCGGTGCTCAGGCGGCTCCGCACCATGTCACCCGAGAGGAAGTCATGGAAAGCCCTGCAACGGAGGGCGCCAGTGCCTCCCCCGGGCTTCCGACGCCTCCCGAGTGGGCACCGGCCGAGAGCCCCGTGAATGGGTACGCCATTGCCTCAAGCGCCCCTCAGTCTCGCGATGCTCCTCGCATCGTGGACGACAACGCCGATGAATTTGATTTTTCTCTTCTGAAACACATGATCCAACACGGATTCAACCTCGACGATCCGACGCAGGCACAGTCCAGTGACGTCGGCAGGAAAGCCGGGGCCTCAGTGTCGACCACGAGACTTCAGTAA